From a single Nicotiana tabacum cultivar K326 chromosome 8, ASM71507v2, whole genome shotgun sequence genomic region:
- the LOC107767169 gene encoding PRA1 family protein H, which produces MAFSSNPLSLSVPEPVFESWLRDTGYLEILDQRTTDLHRHSSTATTAAASASSSDAAAVTNSAAAAVSISNGVFVQIFSYLGTLLSLFTLNPFAKLTSDDFSGDTPSWTRLFVGSLDSYSFPSSPSQARLRVHENVKRYARNYTSLFLLFFACSLYQKLLALVGLILCLALWDVLKLCGDRWGLEQRPVIRQSLIRIAQCATAVILFCTNVQMALISAIAVSYAVMILHASFRKLTPSRQSTSKDGNRRTLRS; this is translated from the exons ATGGCATTCTCATCCAACCCGTTATCTCTAAGTGTACCCGAGCCCGTATTTGAATCCTGGCTCCGAGATACCGGCTACCTCGAAATTCTCGATCAACGGACTACCGATCTCCACCGCCACTCTTCCACCGCCACCACAGCCGCCGCCTCTGCTTCCTCTTCCGACGCTGCTGCTGTTACTAATTCTGCCGCCGCCGCAGTTTCAATCTCCAACGGGGTCTTTGTTCAGATATTTTCATATCTTGGAACCTTACTGTCGCTTTTTACGCTTAATCCGTTTGCGAAGCTCACGTCGGATGATTTTTCCGGTGATACGCCGTCGTGGACTCGACTGTTCGTCGGGTCGTTGGATTCATACTCGTTTCCTTCGTCGCCTTCTCAGGCTCGGCTTAGAGTCCACGAGAATGTGAAACGCTATGCCCGCAATTATACCTctctcttcctcctcttcttcgcTTGCTCTCT GTACCAGAAGCTGCTTGCGCTTGTAGGGTTGATATTATGTTTGGCGCTTTGGGATGTATTAAAGTTATGTGGAGATCGTTGGGGATTAGAGCAGCGCCCTGTAATCAGACAAAGCTTGATTCGCATTGCTCAGTGTG CAACTGCAGTTATTCTATTCTGTACCAACGTTCAAATGGCTCTCATCTCAGCCATTGCTGTCAGTTATGCAG TGATGATTCTGCATGCCTCATTTAGGAAGCTTACCCCGTCGAGACAATCAACTTCAAAAGATGGAAACAGGAGGACTCTTAGAAGTTGA